In one Sphingomonas sp. AP4-R1 genomic region, the following are encoded:
- the yhhA gene encoding YhhA family cyclophane-containing RiPP (triceptide-type peptide natural product; maturases include a radical SAM/SPASM enzyme and a 2OG-Fe(II) oxygenase) gives MLERPLNTNDTEADCPPLELDLIDSVALQRLIDEVRCDPTHIVGATAYNRTYHRHNR, from the coding sequence ATGCTCGAACGCCCCTTAAACACGAACGACACCGAGGCAGATTGCCCACCCTTGGAACTCGACCTGATCGACAGCGTCGCGCTCCAACGGCTCATCGACGAAGTTCGCTGCGATCCGACCCACATTGTCGGCGCGACGGCCTATAACCGGACCTATCATCGCCATAATCGATAG
- a CDS encoding DUF2924 domain-containing protein, with the protein MARLDDQIFRLETLSPAALQAAWAEAYGNAPPLLSPALLRMGIAWRLQEAKHGGLPASIRRELQRIAAGEPAPTRPVAPDLRPGTLLVREWQGRTISVQVEEKGFLFDGQLYASLSGIAKTVTGAHWSGPRFFGITARA; encoded by the coding sequence ATGGCTCGCCTTGATGATCAGATCTTCCGGCTGGAGACGCTGTCTCCAGCCGCCCTGCAAGCCGCATGGGCCGAGGCCTATGGCAACGCGCCGCCGCTTCTCTCCCCTGCCCTCCTCCGCATGGGCATCGCCTGGCGTCTCCAAGAGGCAAAGCATGGCGGCCTGCCAGCTTCTATCCGGCGCGAACTGCAGCGGATCGCGGCTGGCGAGCCCGCGCCGACGCGACCCGTAGCCCCGGACCTGCGGCCGGGGACCCTGCTCGTCCGCGAATGGCAGGGGCGGACCATTTCGGTGCAGGTGGAAGAGAAAGGTTTCCTGTTCGACGGACAGCTTTATGCATCGCTCAGCGGCATCGCCAAGACCGTGACCGGAGCCCATTGGTCAGGACCACGCTTCTTCGGCATCACCGCCCGTGCGTAA
- a CDS encoding AAA family ATPase produces MLENVRSFGAPQCLDLLDEHGRPAQWTLILGDNGVGKTTLLQCLARMRPVLNEMPDEGHSLAQPVEPELVREEDNAILKALTRSGTDGTVRLSADLVAGATFDGASRRKLRAISTSVEITRSKGRIRDVNPQASFEGKAVEPLVLAYGAGRHRGAGNLERASDGATDSLFDAAAELFDPEETLSRLDYLRLKKRPNAKEQLASLKAMLAEILPYIDGPDAIDIRGPRLPGSADEDGGVWIRTPFGTVPMGSLSLGYQTVLAWTADIAWRLLNHYPDCSNPLVEPAIVIVDEIDLHLHPQWQRAMRAHLTQHFPAVQFIATAHSPLMAQDALETNLAVLHDDDGEARIVSDPSVVKSWRLDQILTSELFGLPSARPQPVETMLLRRTELTLKKKPTDAERAELARLNAEVHGLPTAERSEDEKAMDIIRRAAALVESGKAS; encoded by the coding sequence GTGCTGGAAAATGTCCGGTCGTTCGGGGCGCCCCAGTGCCTCGACCTGCTCGACGAGCACGGCCGCCCCGCGCAATGGACCTTGATCCTCGGCGACAATGGCGTCGGCAAGACTACCCTACTCCAGTGCCTCGCGCGTATGCGCCCGGTTCTCAACGAGATGCCCGACGAAGGGCATAGCCTTGCCCAGCCAGTTGAACCCGAATTGGTGCGCGAGGAGGATAACGCGATCCTCAAAGCGCTGACCCGCTCGGGCACCGACGGCACGGTGCGTCTGAGCGCTGACCTTGTCGCAGGCGCCACCTTCGACGGTGCGAGCCGCCGTAAACTGCGCGCGATCAGCACCTCTGTCGAGATCACGCGCTCGAAAGGGCGCATCCGCGACGTCAATCCGCAAGCCAGTTTCGAAGGAAAGGCCGTCGAACCGCTGGTGCTCGCTTATGGCGCGGGGCGGCATCGCGGTGCCGGCAACCTCGAACGCGCCTCGGACGGCGCGACCGACTCGCTGTTCGATGCCGCCGCCGAACTGTTCGATCCCGAGGAAACCCTCTCGCGGCTCGATTATCTTCGGCTCAAGAAGCGGCCCAACGCCAAAGAGCAACTGGCGAGCTTAAAGGCGATGCTTGCCGAGATCCTCCCCTATATCGACGGACCCGACGCGATCGACATAAGAGGGCCGCGCTTGCCCGGATCGGCGGATGAGGATGGCGGCGTATGGATCAGGACCCCGTTCGGTACCGTGCCGATGGGAAGCCTCAGCCTCGGCTATCAGACCGTGCTTGCCTGGACCGCCGATATCGCCTGGCGGCTGCTCAATCACTATCCCGACTGCTCCAATCCGCTGGTCGAGCCGGCAATCGTAATCGTCGACGAGATCGACCTCCACCTTCACCCGCAATGGCAGCGCGCGATGCGCGCGCATCTCACCCAGCATTTTCCGGCGGTTCAATTCATCGCTACCGCGCACAGCCCGCTCATGGCGCAGGATGCGCTGGAGACCAATCTCGCGGTGCTCCACGACGATGACGGCGAGGCGCGGATCGTTAGCGACCCATCGGTCGTCAAAAGCTGGCGGCTCGACCAGATCCTCACCAGCGAATTGTTCGGGCTGCCGTCGGCTCGCCCGCAACCGGTCGAGACCATGCTTCTGCGCCGTACCGAACTTACGCTGAAGAAGAAGCCAACCGATGCGGAACGTGCCGAACTCGCCCGGCTCAACGCCGAGGTACATGGACTACCCACCGCCGAGCGATCCGAGGACGAAAAGGCGATGGACATTATCCGTCGCGCCGCAGCGCTCGTGGAGTCTGGCAAAGCCTCATGA
- the yhhC gene encoding cyclophane-containing peptide 2OG-Fe(II) oxygenase YhhC, whose protein sequence is MQITERATEPFPYFLAQDCVSAEAGEALLDWFESDAPWRLVSQDFYDQYEFSLFDARLPAAAAMLVDPDAMADLRRQIEVEFGEALSETMGIVAHKLVAGQRIGIHNDFLPGHETHRLTVQLNRGLTDADGGYMMLFNSDNAADIHRILRPVTGTGLGFAIGPASHHAVSRMHGGERFTLVYSFHANGRA, encoded by the coding sequence ATGCAGATCACCGAACGGGCGACCGAGCCCTTTCCCTATTTCCTCGCCCAAGACTGCGTTTCAGCCGAGGCCGGCGAGGCGCTTCTCGACTGGTTCGAGAGCGATGCTCCTTGGCGGCTGGTGTCCCAGGATTTCTACGATCAATATGAGTTCAGCCTGTTCGACGCTCGGCTGCCCGCCGCAGCCGCGATGCTGGTTGATCCCGATGCAATGGCAGACCTTCGGCGTCAGATCGAGGTCGAGTTTGGCGAAGCGCTCAGTGAGACCATGGGGATCGTCGCGCACAAGCTCGTCGCCGGTCAGCGCATTGGAATCCACAACGACTTTCTGCCGGGACACGAGACGCACCGGTTGACGGTGCAGCTCAACCGAGGCCTTACCGACGCCGATGGTGGCTATATGATGCTGTTCAACAGTGACAATGCAGCCGATATTCATCGCATTCTGCGGCCGGTGACCGGCACTGGGCTCGGTTTTGCGATCGGCCCGGCGTCGCATCACGCTGTTTCGCGAATGCATGGCGGCGAGCGCTTCACCCTGGTCTATTCCTTCCATGCCAATGGGCGTGCCTAA
- a CDS encoding recombinase family protein: MRKAASVARVRAAIYTRKSTEDGLEQDYNSLDAQYDACAAYILSQRQECWTLVPNRYDDGGFSGGNMERPGLQRLLADVAAGRVDTIVIYKVDRLTRSLSDFAKIVEVLDDAKASFVSVTQAFNTTTSMGRLTLNMLLSFAQFEREVTGERIRDKIAASKRKGLWMGGPVPLGYDVQDRKLVVNEAEASLVRHIFERYLTVRSVSELAAELNRDGYRTKIQNRASGPHRGGCPFRRGTLYHLLANRIYRGDIVHKGDAHPGEHPAIIDEPLWNAVQAKLAERGPGAISKTQQERTSHLLGLLHDGLGRPMTSTHTSKGSRRYRYYVSRDASAEQPAWRTSAHDLEQLVRDRVRALLLDRNRIARMVIRVDPARMESAVRAAIQAADDARLLSRLKEFGVAAIDLEEARISIRIDESALLGALGIEASAEAAEFLTLDAPIQRVRRGHELRLVIASADAPPPTQTMRDEKLVGLLAEAQEALALVLASPGQSLMAIASGAGRCRKRLTKLLRIAWLAPDITTAIVKGVAPANLTTALLLDRELASGWADQRRQLGLL; this comes from the coding sequence GTGCGTAAGGCCGCATCGGTCGCCAGGGTCCGCGCGGCGATCTATACACGCAAGTCGACCGAGGATGGGCTCGAGCAAGATTATAACAGCCTCGATGCTCAATATGATGCCTGTGCCGCCTATATCCTGAGCCAGCGTCAGGAATGCTGGACGCTGGTTCCCAACCGCTATGATGACGGTGGCTTTTCGGGCGGCAATATGGAACGCCCTGGCCTGCAACGGCTGCTGGCAGACGTGGCAGCCGGGCGCGTCGATACGATCGTCATCTACAAGGTCGACCGGTTGACCCGCAGCCTTTCCGACTTTGCCAAGATCGTCGAGGTGCTGGACGACGCCAAAGCCAGCTTTGTGTCGGTCACCCAGGCCTTCAACACGACGACCAGCATGGGACGGCTGACACTGAACATGCTCCTGTCGTTCGCACAGTTCGAGCGCGAGGTGACCGGTGAGCGCATCCGCGACAAGATCGCCGCCTCCAAGCGCAAGGGCCTGTGGATGGGCGGGCCGGTGCCGCTGGGCTATGATGTCCAGGACCGTAAGCTGGTGGTCAACGAAGCAGAGGCCTCGCTGGTCCGGCACATCTTCGAGCGCTATCTCACCGTCCGCTCGGTCAGTGAGCTTGCCGCTGAACTTAATCGCGATGGCTATCGGACGAAGATCCAGAACCGGGCGAGTGGCCCGCACCGGGGCGGCTGCCCGTTTCGACGCGGCACGCTCTATCATCTCCTCGCCAACCGCATCTATCGCGGCGACATCGTCCACAAGGGTGATGCGCATCCCGGTGAGCATCCTGCCATCATCGACGAGCCTTTGTGGAATGCGGTCCAGGCAAAGCTCGCAGAACGAGGACCGGGTGCCATCTCGAAGACCCAGCAAGAGCGGACGTCGCATTTGCTTGGATTGCTCCATGATGGACTTGGCCGACCGATGACGTCCACCCACACCAGCAAGGGCAGCAGGCGGTATCGCTATTATGTGAGCCGGGACGCATCTGCAGAGCAGCCAGCGTGGCGAACTTCCGCCCATGACTTGGAGCAGCTGGTCCGCGATCGTGTTCGGGCGCTATTGCTCGACCGCAATCGGATCGCCCGGATGGTCATCCGGGTCGATCCCGCAAGGATGGAAAGCGCCGTCCGGGCAGCGATACAGGCTGCTGACGATGCCAGGCTTCTATCCCGGCTGAAGGAATTCGGCGTAGCAGCCATCGACCTGGAGGAAGCTCGAATCAGTATCCGCATCGACGAAAGTGCGCTGCTGGGGGCATTGGGTATCGAGGCGTCTGCAGAAGCCGCTGAGTTTCTCACGCTTGATGCACCCATCCAACGCGTCCGCCGAGGACACGAACTGCGGCTGGTGATCGCGAGCGCGGATGCACCACCGCCCACTCAAACCATGCGGGATGAAAAGCTGGTCGGGTTGCTCGCTGAGGCCCAGGAGGCGTTGGCACTCGTCCTCGCATCGCCGGGACAGTCGCTGATGGCGATTGCCAGCGGCGCTGGGCGGTGCCGGAAGCGGCTCACCAAGCTGCTGCGGATCGCATGGCTCGCGCCAGACATCACGACGGCGATCGTAAAGGGCGTTGCACCGGCCAACCTCACCACCGCCCTGCTGCTCGACAGGGAGCTTGCATCCGGGTGGGCAGACCAGCGCAGGCAGCTCGGGTTGCTCTGA
- a CDS encoding zinc-ribbon domain-containing protein, with translation MRITCPNCSSGYDVPDDAIGPAGRKVRCRACGSSWMQAGMDAGASASAVSSVAPKPEAASASVAAPATVDAAPSEPAAHVPFEPVAPPRRRRGGIKGPLVALGLVFLVLLLGGAIALITFGPNQVATGLGLSDRRVPLGIAITKQPDWRMIAGGSELFAVSGRIWNPTQTEQPVPDIRAELKDAAGKTVYAWTITRPQARLGAGKSIDFDAAAVDVPRSSSKIAVSFAGTGGN, from the coding sequence ATGCGGATCACCTGCCCGAATTGCTCCAGTGGTTATGACGTGCCCGACGATGCGATCGGGCCTGCGGGACGAAAGGTGCGCTGTCGCGCCTGCGGCTCCAGCTGGATGCAGGCGGGAATGGACGCGGGCGCGTCCGCGTCGGCGGTGTCGTCGGTCGCGCCGAAGCCGGAGGCGGCGAGCGCATCGGTTGCCGCGCCGGCGACCGTGGACGCCGCGCCCTCCGAGCCGGCCGCGCACGTCCCGTTCGAGCCCGTCGCGCCCCCCCGCAGGCGGCGCGGGGGCATCAAGGGGCCGCTGGTCGCGCTGGGCCTCGTCTTCCTCGTGCTGCTGCTGGGTGGCGCGATCGCGCTGATCACCTTCGGTCCCAATCAGGTGGCGACCGGGCTCGGCCTGTCCGATCGGCGCGTGCCGCTGGGCATCGCGATCACCAAGCAGCCCGACTGGCGCATGATCGCCGGAGGGAGCGAGTTGTTCGCGGTCTCCGGGCGGATCTGGAACCCGACGCAGACGGAGCAGCCCGTGCCCGATATCCGCGCCGAGCTGAAGGATGCGGCGGGCAAGACCGTCTATGCCTGGACGATCACGCGCCCGCAGGCGCGGCTGGGCGCGGGCAAGAGCATCGATTTCGATGCCGCCGCCGTCGACGTGCCGCGCAGCTCCTCCAAGATCGCCGTCAGCTTCGCGGGGACGGGCGGGAACTGA
- a CDS encoding HEXXH motif-containing putative peptide modification protein has translation MLAHEGRYGSWAWLTEGAAEGRYASPANHPRRARFELLPEDGRRRYAAIGLAIATHLPGADEIALVDEAIGWLAPAPGLIDAVDALVRSIHKLDSQGPGYDVSHSDPELPFSIFLNLPVGETDATLRVAEAILHETMHLQLSLMERLRPLVADPAATTLSPWQGKARPLQGLIHGLFVFRAIDQWLTILQTADPAAHGHPYADRRRLEIADEIASIENFTASSALTLRGQRFATMLIAR, from the coding sequence GTGCTGGCCCACGAAGGTCGCTATGGCAGTTGGGCATGGCTGACCGAAGGCGCTGCCGAAGGCCGTTATGCGTCGCCCGCGAACCACCCTCGGCGTGCCCGGTTCGAACTGCTCCCGGAAGACGGCCGACGGCGCTATGCGGCGATCGGTCTTGCTATCGCCACGCACCTACCCGGTGCCGACGAGATCGCACTCGTTGACGAAGCAATCGGGTGGCTTGCTCCGGCACCCGGCCTGATCGACGCGGTCGACGCACTGGTCCGCAGCATCCACAAGCTCGATAGCCAGGGACCTGGCTATGATGTCAGCCATTCGGATCCCGAGCTGCCCTTTTCGATCTTCCTCAACCTGCCCGTCGGCGAGACCGATGCGACACTGCGCGTCGCAGAGGCGATCTTGCACGAGACGATGCATCTTCAGTTGAGTCTGATGGAGCGGCTCCGCCCGCTTGTCGCCGATCCGGCAGCGACCACCCTCTCGCCCTGGCAGGGTAAGGCCCGACCGCTACAGGGCCTGATCCACGGCTTGTTTGTTTTTCGGGCAATCGACCAGTGGCTCACGATATTGCAGACTGCAGACCCGGCCGCCCACGGCCATCCTTACGCCGACAGGCGGCGGCTGGAGATTGCGGACGAGATTGCGAGCATTGAGAACTTCACCGCCTCGTCCGCGCTGACGCTGCGCGGGCAGCGCTTCGCAACGATGCTGATCGCCCGCTAA
- a CDS encoding DUF3489 domain-containing protein, with the protein MFRPSDLQLVLLTTAAQRGDGSLLPPPETIGGQAVRIRRSIPPLIKNGLVSESVVTAIGLAWREDGDTHYGAFITDAGREAIGAEPLQGSDEENVADVKAASPTEPKASTKTGMVLDMLRRDDGATLEELATATGWLPHTTRAALTGLRKKGHHIARGKRGETTCYSLKVAA; encoded by the coding sequence ATGTTTCGACCCAGCGATCTCCAGCTCGTCCTGCTCACCACGGCTGCCCAGCGCGGTGACGGCAGTCTCCTGCCCCCACCCGAGACCATCGGCGGTCAGGCCGTCCGCATCCGCCGCTCGATCCCACCGCTCATCAAGAACGGGCTCGTCAGCGAAAGCGTCGTAACAGCCATTGGCCTTGCCTGGCGCGAAGACGGTGACACCCATTATGGCGCCTTCATCACAGACGCTGGTCGGGAGGCCATCGGCGCGGAGCCCCTGCAGGGTTCAGACGAAGAGAATGTAGCCGACGTGAAGGCGGCCTCGCCCACAGAGCCTAAGGCATCGACCAAGACCGGCATGGTCCTCGACATGCTCCGCCGAGATGACGGTGCAACGCTGGAAGAACTCGCCACCGCCACTGGCTGGCTTCCCCATACGACGCGGGCTGCGCTGACCGGCCTGCGCAAGAAGGGCCACCACATCGCCCGCGGCAAGCGCGGCGAGACCACCTGCTACTCGCTGAAGGTCGCCGCCTGA
- the ftsE gene encoding cell division ATP-binding protein FtsE, translating into MSGIVHFENVGLRYGTGAETLSNLTFSLAPGSFHFLTGASGAGKTSLLRLITLAQRPSRGIIRLFGEDVVTLPREALPMVRRRVGVVYQDFRLVPHLTAFENVALPLRIMGQDDAAVCASVNEMLDWVGLSARAEARPPTLSGGEQQRVAIARAVVGRPDLIVADEPTGNVDPEMAERLFQLFEGLHRLGTTVLVATHDLPLASRFPSALTLRLGGGTIEDPSGLLRRPAAPRRAYR; encoded by the coding sequence ATGTCCGGGATCGTCCACTTCGAGAATGTCGGCCTGCGATACGGCACCGGGGCCGAGACCCTGTCGAATCTCACCTTTTCGCTCGCGCCCGGATCGTTTCACTTCCTCACGGGCGCGTCCGGCGCGGGCAAGACGTCCCTGTTGCGCCTGATCACGCTGGCGCAGCGGCCCAGCCGCGGCATCATCCGCCTGTTCGGCGAGGATGTCGTCACGCTCCCGCGCGAGGCGCTGCCGATGGTGCGGCGACGCGTGGGCGTGGTCTATCAGGATTTCCGGCTCGTGCCGCACCTGACCGCGTTCGAAAATGTCGCGCTGCCGCTCCGGATCATGGGGCAGGACGACGCGGCCGTGTGCGCCAGCGTCAACGAGATGCTCGACTGGGTGGGCCTCAGCGCGCGCGCGGAGGCGCGGCCGCCCACGCTCTCGGGCGGCGAACAGCAGCGCGTCGCCATCGCCCGCGCCGTGGTCGGCCGGCCCGATCTGATCGTCGCGGACGAACCGACCGGCAATGTCGATCCCGAAATGGCCGAGCGCCTGTTCCAGTTGTTCGAAGGGCTGCACCGGCTGGGCACGACCGTGCTGGTCGCCACGCACGATCTGCCGCTGGCCTCGCGCTTCCCGTCCGCGCTCACGCTGCGACTGGGCGGCGGTACGATCGAGGATCCGTCCGGCCTGCTGCGCCGCCCCGCCGCCCCGCGCCGGGCCTATCGATGA